The Parus major isolate Abel chromosome 4, Parus_major1.1, whole genome shotgun sequence genome has a window encoding:
- the APELA gene encoding apelin receptor early endogenous ligand yields MRLQLLLWVVAVLLASLLPAYGQRPANLALRRKLHRHGCSHRRCVPLHSRVPFP; encoded by the exons ATGagactccagctgctgctttgggtcGTGGCCGTGCTCCTGGCGAGCCTCCTCCCAGCCTACGGACAGCGGCCAG CCAACCTGGCCCTGCGCAGGAAGCTCCACCGGCACGGCTGCTCCCACCGGCGCTGCGTGCCGCTCCACTCCAGGGTGCCCTTCCCCTGA
- the TMEM192 gene encoding transmembrane protein 192 isoform X2, which yields MRVYLEFKSFLEGSLEITQSLEDDPLLDAPLISSHTLHSQLRPRFHSIPAVLLANFLLLIHVAFVVLAFLAAMFCSYPNPNQDKCPGNYTHPLKVQTVIIIAKVVLWVLHVFFERYVEHHHGRVRRRGYFTIYRSTRHLKRLPLLIHATGNTALLLILSVQHSFPDHSKVYLYLILGVLSLEMISSLTCLVIYTVKISNFNRAKPRPDIIEEEKMYAYPSHITSEIGFRENSSLEEIVEKQGDVIEYLQRHNALLSKRLLALTSQQIKT from the exons ATGAGAGTTTACCTAGAGTTTAAGAGCTTTCTTGAG GGCTCCTTGGAAATAACACAGAGCTTGGAAGATGATCCTCTGCTGGATGCACCGCTTATTTCATCTCATACATTGCATTCCCAGCTGAGGCCAAGATTTCATTCTATCCCAGCAGTTCTCCTTGCCAATTTCCTGTTGCTAATACAT gtTGCTTTTGTTGTTCTAGCATTTTTAGCAGCTATGTTTTGTTCTTACCCCAATCCAAACCAAGACAAGTGCCCTGGAAACTACACTCACCCACTTAAAGTGCAGACTGTCATAATAATTGCAAAGGTAGTTCTGTGGGTTCTGCATGTCTTTTTTGAACGATATGTTGAGCACCACCATGGCAGAGTCAGAAGAAGAGGTTACTTCACCATATACCGATCAACAAGGCATCTGAAAAGGCTTCCACTGCTGATACATGCCACAG GTAATACAGCCCTGCTCTTGATTCTGTCAGTGCAGCATTCCTTTCCTGATCACAGCAAAGTGTACCTGTATCTTATCCTGGGAGTCCTGAGCCTGGAGATGATTAGTTCCCTGACATGCTTAGTGATTTACACAG TGAAAATAAGCAACTTCAATCGTGCCAAGCCAAGACCTGACATAATTGAAGAAGAGAAGATGTATGCCTACCCTAGTCACATTACCTCAGAAATTGGATTCAG GGAAAATTCCAGTTTAGAAGAGATAGTTGAGAAGCAAGGAGATGTAATAGAGTATCTTCAGCGACACAATGCACTGCTCAGCAAGAGACTGTTGGCGTTAACATCTCAGCAAATCAAAACTTAA
- the TMEM192 gene encoding transmembrane protein 192 isoform X1, producing the protein MALTAGRRRQELDNGSLEITQSLEDDPLLDAPLISSHTLHSQLRPRFHSIPAVLLANFLLLIHVAFVVLAFLAAMFCSYPNPNQDKCPGNYTHPLKVQTVIIIAKVVLWVLHVFFERYVEHHHGRVRRRGYFTIYRSTRHLKRLPLLIHATGNTALLLILSVQHSFPDHSKVYLYLILGVLSLEMISSLTCLVIYTVKISNFNRAKPRPDIIEEEKMYAYPSHITSEIGFRENSSLEEIVEKQGDVIEYLQRHNALLSKRLLALTSQQIKT; encoded by the exons ATGGCGCTGACGGCGGGGAGGCGGCGGCAGGAGCTGGACAAC GGCTCCTTGGAAATAACACAGAGCTTGGAAGATGATCCTCTGCTGGATGCACCGCTTATTTCATCTCATACATTGCATTCCCAGCTGAGGCCAAGATTTCATTCTATCCCAGCAGTTCTCCTTGCCAATTTCCTGTTGCTAATACAT gtTGCTTTTGTTGTTCTAGCATTTTTAGCAGCTATGTTTTGTTCTTACCCCAATCCAAACCAAGACAAGTGCCCTGGAAACTACACTCACCCACTTAAAGTGCAGACTGTCATAATAATTGCAAAGGTAGTTCTGTGGGTTCTGCATGTCTTTTTTGAACGATATGTTGAGCACCACCATGGCAGAGTCAGAAGAAGAGGTTACTTCACCATATACCGATCAACAAGGCATCTGAAAAGGCTTCCACTGCTGATACATGCCACAG GTAATACAGCCCTGCTCTTGATTCTGTCAGTGCAGCATTCCTTTCCTGATCACAGCAAAGTGTACCTGTATCTTATCCTGGGAGTCCTGAGCCTGGAGATGATTAGTTCCCTGACATGCTTAGTGATTTACACAG TGAAAATAAGCAACTTCAATCGTGCCAAGCCAAGACCTGACATAATTGAAGAAGAGAAGATGTATGCCTACCCTAGTCACATTACCTCAGAAATTGGATTCAG GGAAAATTCCAGTTTAGAAGAGATAGTTGAGAAGCAAGGAGATGTAATAGAGTATCTTCAGCGACACAATGCACTGCTCAGCAAGAGACTGTTGGCGTTAACATCTCAGCAAATCAAAACTTAA